GCTGATGGCTTCGTCGTTTACGGATGTATCGCATCCGTATGGCAAGCAATCCCGATAATCAAATTTCTCATGCGGAGATTTTTATGAACTTGAGAGCAGTAGTATGCCTTCCGGCTATCGCGATTATATTTGCCAGCCCAGCGCAGGCTAAGGAAGACCAAAAAAAGATTACTTTGGGTGATTATGTTCAGCATGTTGCAGAACATAGCCCGGAAGCCGCCAATATCATGGCCGACACATTGCGTTCTGAGGCGGACGTTGTTGAATCCATTCAATGGAATAATCCTGAAATTCAGATTGATTCCACGGTTGCCAAAGATAATGCTGGCCGCGATCTTGAAATAGAAGTGGAACAACCTTTGCGCGGTTCTGATTTCGGCGCACGGCTTGGGTTTGCACAAGCTGTGCAAACACTGAAAGAGCCTGAACAAAAGGCCCGTTTGCTTGATTTGTCTCATCAGGCAACGCGTGCATACATGGATTTATGGCTGGCACAGGAAAAAGTTAATCTTTTGAGCCGCATCGTGAAAGATGCAAAAAGGCAATCCAAGACCGTCATAGATGCCGCCGCGCAGGGCTTAACCGACAAGGCGGAAAGCTCAATTTTCACAACAGAAGCCGAAGAACTTACTTTGCAGCGTTCAGCCCTTGCGGCAGAGTATAAGAGATTTCTTATCGCTTTTGTCAGATTATCCGGCCTGTCTTCTGGGAACTATGTTCTTGCAAAGCCAGAGCAGAAAATCTTGCCAAAAAGTGCAGGTGAACTTCTGTCATTGTCGGAAAATGAATCTTCCGTAAAAGCCATCCTTTCAGGCCGACAAAATGTTGCAAGCCAACGTATGGCGGTTGCCAAGGCTGATGCAGCCCTGCCGGAAGTGACGCCGCGTGCTGTCTTGAACCGGAATTTCTCGGAAGACAGCACAGCGATGTCTTTTGGGGTGCGTTTCGCGCTTCCTGTCTGGTCGCAAAATCAGCCTGAAATCTTAAGAGCCAAAGCAGATTACCAATCCACCTCTGCGGCACTGCAAGCCTTATCGGAAAATGATTTTCCTTCTGTTCTGGCTCTTGCATGGGAAACGGCAAAGGAAAATCAGAAAATTGCTGATAAATATGAAAAAGTAGTCGTGCCATCATGGCGCAATGTTCAGAAATTAACAGAGAACAAGTTAGGGCAGGGCCAAGCTAGCGTTTTTGATCTGTGGAAAATACGTGCCCGTGTTCTTGAATCAGAAATGCAAGCTCTTGAATCCAGACGCAGTGCCGTTGAATCCGTTCTTAGTCTTGAAAATTTAAGCGGCACGGCATTTTCAGACTCAATCGTTAAAGGAGATAAATAATGCAACCAAATATTTTGCTTCTATTTGCTGCGGCAATGACTTTGTTTTCTGCCCCTGTTATGGCGCACGAAGGACACGGTGATACAAGTACCTTTACAAGCGGTACAGGACCAGCCAACGCACCAGTGACCTTGACCGATGAGAGCATTGCCAATCTTGGTGTTAAAACCATTCCAGCAGCTTTAGAGCCTTTGGCTGAAATAATTTCTCTTCCGGCAGTGGTGACACTTCTCCCTGAACAACAAGCCTTTATTACAACGCGGTTCGATGGACAGGTGCGGGATATTAAGGTCAAGGCCGGAGAAAAAGTTACAAAATGGCAAGATTTGCTTGTCGTTGAACCTTTGAATGTCGGGGTGCAACTCGTGACACTGAAATCACCCATCAGCGGCACAATCATCCGGCAAAATGTTGTGATCGGCCAGCCCGTATCTTTTGAAAGCATCCTTATGGAAGTGGGGGATAATTCCCGCATGTTGGTCAAAGGAACACTTTATGAAACTTCAACTTTATCACGTCTCAAAGCGGGCCAGAAAGCCTCAGCAAAAATTGGCATCTATGACAATAAAACCTTTGAAGGCACTTTGGAGCGGGTTGATGCTGGCCCGGAAACTGAAAGCCGTGCCTTACACACCTATGCCATATTTGATAACGCTGATGGCGCATTGCGCCCAAATTTGCGCGGAACGCTCAATATTGAGATAGGCGGTGAAGACACACCCACCATCGTCATTCCAGCCTCCGCCGT
The sequence above is drawn from the Alphaproteobacteria bacterium genome and encodes:
- a CDS encoding TolC family protein, giving the protein MASNPDNQISHAEIFMNLRAVVCLPAIAIIFASPAQAKEDQKKITLGDYVQHVAEHSPEAANIMADTLRSEADVVESIQWNNPEIQIDSTVAKDNAGRDLEIEVEQPLRGSDFGARLGFAQAVQTLKEPEQKARLLDLSHQATRAYMDLWLAQEKVNLLSRIVKDAKRQSKTVIDAAAQGLTDKAESSIFTTEAEELTLQRSALAAEYKRFLIAFVRLSGLSSGNYVLAKPEQKILPKSAGELLSLSENESSVKAILSGRQNVASQRMAVAKADAALPEVTPRAVLNRNFSEDSTAMSFGVRFALPVWSQNQPEILRAKADYQSTSAALQALSENDFPSVLALAWETAKENQKIADKYEKVVVPSWRNVQKLTENKLGQGQASVFDLWKIRARVLESEMQALESRRSAVESVLSLENLSGTAFSDSIVKGDK
- a CDS encoding efflux RND transporter periplasmic adaptor subunit; translated protein: MQPNILLLFAAAMTLFSAPVMAHEGHGDTSTFTSGTGPANAPVTLTDESIANLGVKTIPAALEPLAEIISLPAVVTLLPEQQAFITTRFDGQVRDIKVKAGEKVTKWQDLLVVEPLNVGVQLVTLKSPISGTIIRQNVVIGQPVSFESILMEVGDNSRMLVKGTLYETSTLSRLKAGQKASAKIGIYDNKTFEGTLERVDAGPETESRALHTYAIFDNADGALRPNLRGTLNIEIGGEDTPTIVIPASAVLENNGTSFVFVRDGNNFERREVALGRKEGDKVEIISGVLPDEDVVFQGNYQIQYLKPAAKPVTAHTEGH